From the genome of Vibrio navarrensis, one region includes:
- the fabV gene encoding enoyl-ACP reductase FabV, whose protein sequence is MRIEPQIDGVVARSAHPYGCEAAIKQQIEYVKRAPQITQGPKRVLILGASSGFGLAARIALTFGGAKADTIGVSFERGPSEKGTGSAGWYNNIFFKAQAQKEGRTAINIVGDAFAQETREQVIEAIETYFDGEVDLIIYSLATGMRPIPGKPGEFWRSVIKPYGQPITGASLDLQHDRWIETTLEPASDEEAEHTIKVMGGEDWQSWVDALINTESIAEGCKTIAFSYIGPEVTHPIYLDGTLGRAKIDLHQTSHALNLEMANFNGSAYATVCKALVTKASVFIPALSPYLLALYKVMKAEQCHETCIEQMQRLFSTKLYGQAKVDVDGERLIRIDELELAPHIQQKVNALLSEMNGDNFKQLGDYEGYKDEFLKLNGFGFESVDYTQEIDLADLKKLRP, encoded by the coding sequence ATGCGCATAGAACCACAAATTGATGGTGTTGTTGCCCGCTCAGCTCATCCTTATGGCTGTGAAGCTGCAATTAAACAACAAATAGAGTACGTAAAACGTGCGCCACAGATCACTCAAGGCCCTAAACGGGTACTGATCCTTGGTGCTTCCTCTGGATTTGGTCTTGCTGCTCGCATCGCACTGACGTTTGGCGGCGCTAAAGCAGACACCATCGGCGTCTCGTTCGAACGTGGTCCAAGTGAAAAAGGCACTGGCAGCGCGGGTTGGTACAACAACATTTTTTTCAAAGCACAAGCCCAAAAAGAAGGCCGTACCGCCATCAACATCGTCGGAGATGCCTTTGCCCAAGAGACGCGCGAACAAGTGATTGAAGCGATAGAGACCTATTTCGATGGCGAAGTTGACCTCATTATTTATAGCCTAGCGACTGGCATGCGGCCCATTCCGGGCAAACCCGGTGAGTTTTGGCGTAGCGTGATCAAACCCTATGGCCAGCCTATCACCGGCGCCTCCCTCGATTTACAGCATGACCGTTGGATTGAAACCACACTTGAGCCTGCCAGTGATGAGGAAGCCGAGCACACCATCAAAGTGATGGGCGGTGAAGATTGGCAAAGTTGGGTGGATGCGCTTATCAACACCGAATCCATCGCTGAAGGTTGTAAAACCATCGCCTTTTCTTACATCGGGCCGGAAGTCACTCACCCGATTTATCTCGACGGTACGCTAGGCCGGGCGAAAATCGATCTGCACCAAACCAGCCATGCGCTCAATTTGGAAATGGCCAATTTCAATGGCAGCGCCTACGCCACCGTCTGTAAAGCCTTGGTGACCAAAGCGAGCGTGTTTATTCCCGCGTTGTCTCCCTATCTGCTTGCCTTGTATAAAGTGATGAAAGCCGAGCAATGCCATGAAACCTGCATTGAACAGATGCAACGTTTATTTAGTACGAAACTCTATGGTCAAGCGAAAGTCGACGTGGACGGTGAACGCTTGATCCGCATCGATGAGTTAGAACTGGCTCCGCATATTCAGCAAAAGGTTAACGCTCTGTTGTCTGAAATGAACGGCGACAACTTTAAGCAACTTGGCGATTATGAAGGTTATAAAGACGAATTTTTAAAACTGAACGGCTTTGGCTTTGAGTCAGTTGATTACACTCAAGAGATTGATCTCGCTGACTTGAAAAAGTTGCGCCCTTAA
- a CDS encoding sensor domain-containing phosphodiesterase, with protein sequence MTKFKTLDYQIPEPMQHGWQRIVNLLADIVGVPAALVMRIHPQHIEVCRTSETPLNPYKLGDSETLGHGLYCESVINSNTELMIPNALSDPLWDKNPDIKLGMISYCGLPLLWPNGETFGTICLLDERENHFSDTYRELLRCFRSSIEAQLAVVYQHEKLLRLNKALQHRVESRTSNLAQLSFSLSQERDKRLAAEQDADYQRQHDHGTGFLNLSALENQLQRQLEQSNPTNIAVIHIGFTNARTIQAKYGFALFEELLVAYRNQISIPDAMFTLTGRPASHDLVIVIQSERIGQILETLLYQIVAVGQSTFNIDNNEVHLHAFIGVALSDAQTNSAEDLLSHANQAMIVSKESGQRYTYFSSAHADALLYHNQIESYLLQAVRNDDLTLYFQPKVCPNTHKWIGAEALLRWSHPVLGDVSNEALIHMAEQNGLIFEVGAFVLRVAIEKAKQWSEVVENFRVAVNISGIQLKNPLFAEQVQDLLEAYQLPSHYLELEVTESGLISDELVAKATLSRLHELGVTLSLDDFGTGYSSFSYLKKFPFDAIKIDKSFVQQIEHSEQDEEIIRSIIHVAKKLDLEVVMEGIETDAQEAFLIREGCDIGQGFLYGKPMPSNEFEQGLFNQNFLGTASFAYHTS encoded by the coding sequence ATGACGAAATTCAAAACGCTTGATTATCAAATTCCTGAACCAATGCAACACGGTTGGCAACGGATCGTCAATTTGCTTGCCGATATCGTTGGCGTGCCCGCCGCGTTGGTGATGCGTATTCACCCACAGCACATTGAGGTGTGCCGTACCAGCGAGACTCCGTTAAACCCTTACAAATTAGGCGATTCGGAAACGTTAGGTCACGGTTTGTATTGCGAGAGTGTCATCAATTCGAATACAGAGCTGATGATTCCCAACGCTCTGAGCGACCCGCTATGGGACAAAAATCCAGACATAAAATTGGGCATGATCTCCTATTGCGGTCTGCCGCTTCTGTGGCCAAATGGCGAGACGTTTGGCACCATCTGTCTGTTGGACGAAAGAGAAAATCATTTCAGTGACACTTATCGAGAATTGCTGCGCTGTTTTCGCAGCTCCATCGAAGCGCAGTTGGCCGTTGTCTATCAACATGAAAAACTGCTTAGGTTGAATAAAGCACTGCAACATCGCGTCGAGAGCCGAACCAGTAACTTGGCTCAGTTGAGCTTTTCACTGAGTCAGGAAAGAGACAAACGTCTTGCCGCCGAGCAGGATGCCGATTATCAGCGACAGCATGATCATGGCACTGGCTTTTTGAACCTCAGCGCACTGGAAAACCAGTTGCAAAGACAGTTAGAACAATCCAATCCCACCAACATTGCGGTCATCCATATCGGCTTTACCAATGCGCGCACCATTCAAGCCAAGTATGGTTTCGCCCTGTTTGAGGAGCTCTTGGTCGCGTATCGCAACCAAATTAGCATACCAGACGCGATGTTCACGTTAACTGGCCGCCCGGCGTCTCATGATTTGGTCATCGTCATCCAATCAGAGAGAATCGGCCAAATTTTAGAAACCTTGCTCTATCAGATTGTCGCTGTGGGTCAAAGCACCTTTAATATTGACAACAATGAGGTCCATCTGCACGCCTTTATCGGTGTTGCACTCTCAGATGCGCAGACAAACAGCGCCGAAGATTTACTCAGCCACGCCAATCAAGCCATGATAGTCAGTAAAGAATCCGGGCAGCGCTACACCTACTTCTCCTCAGCACACGCCGACGCGTTGTTGTATCACAACCAGATTGAAAGCTACCTATTGCAAGCAGTACGTAACGACGACCTTACGCTCTATTTTCAGCCCAAAGTGTGTCCCAACACCCACAAATGGATTGGCGCAGAGGCTTTGCTGCGCTGGAGCCACCCTGTGTTGGGGGATGTATCCAACGAAGCGCTTATCCATATGGCAGAACAAAATGGGCTGATTTTTGAGGTCGGTGCTTTTGTGCTGCGCGTGGCAATCGAAAAAGCCAAACAGTGGTCGGAAGTGGTTGAAAATTTCCGCGTAGCGGTCAACATCAGCGGCATTCAGTTGAAAAATCCGCTGTTTGCGGAACAAGTGCAGGATCTGCTAGAAGCTTATCAGCTCCCTTCTCACTATCTAGAACTTGAGGTCACAGAAAGCGGTTTGATCTCCGATGAACTGGTGGCGAAAGCGACGTTGAGCCGCTTACATGAACTCGGCGTGACATTGTCACTCGATGACTTTGGCACCGGATACTCTTCCTTCAGCTATCTGAAGAAATTCCCGTTTGATGCGATCAAAATCGACAAAAGTTTCGTCCAGCAAATTGAACATTCAGAGCAAGATGAAGAGATCATTCGCTCTATCATTCACGTGGCGAAAAAGCTCGATCTCGAAGTGGTGATGGAAGGTATCGAGACGGATGCGCAAGAAGCGTTTTTGATCCGTGAAGGCTGCGACATCGGCCAAGGCTTCTTATATGGCAAACCGATGCCGAGTAACGAGTTTGAGCAAGGCTTGTTCAACCAGAATTTCCTCGGCACTGCATCTTTTGCTTACCACACGTCATGA
- a CDS encoding ABC-ATPase domain-containing protein encodes MDLLTAKLKKLEKQNYRAYQQIKGQYNFGDFDLFIDYVQSDPFASASRFRAFRAWSLTGLSWLRDESPAYQLAARDFIARSFAEFAKQESSVSIALHGQTVLDSTAVLFTEDGIELRFRVNLPAEGRDILAKKALNILTFHLPKFIRRATIERELDKEALIKHCQTVEDQESLREQLASHGLVAFVANGSRLPRVAGNCDLPMKEAVEFQAPASLQVTLHAPNRGFVSGLGIPKGITLIVGGGFHGKSTLLSAIERSIYNHIPGDGREYSVTDINAMKIRAEDGRCVHHLNLSNYINHLPMGKETADFTTQDASGSTSQAAWLQESVESGVSTLLIDEDTSATNFMIRDERMQALVAKGDEPITPLVDRIGQLRDELDISTIIVMGGSGDYLDVADTVIQMHDYQAVDVTEKAKQVIALHPTQRHNESESPLVTFPPRALNCQALMNILTDGKFRVSAKGKESLRFGKEFADISALEQLESSDEVNAIGWVWYQLAQMPGWCNNPAKAVTELLQGAWFEKMPQHGDLAKPRPLDVMAALNRMRKSQFRNNN; translated from the coding sequence ATGGACCTGTTGACTGCAAAACTCAAAAAGCTCGAAAAGCAAAACTATCGTGCCTACCAGCAGATAAAAGGACAATACAACTTTGGCGATTTCGACCTTTTCATCGATTATGTTCAGTCGGATCCCTTTGCTTCTGCGTCCCGATTCCGCGCTTTCCGTGCTTGGTCTTTAACTGGCCTTTCTTGGCTGCGTGATGAGTCGCCCGCTTATCAACTGGCTGCGCGTGATTTCATCGCCCGTAGCTTTGCAGAGTTTGCCAAGCAAGAATCCAGCGTTTCTATTGCGCTGCATGGTCAAACCGTGCTTGATAGCACTGCCGTTTTGTTTACAGAAGATGGTATTGAGCTGCGCTTTAGAGTCAATCTTCCGGCGGAAGGGCGCGATATTCTGGCGAAGAAGGCGCTGAATATTCTGACCTTCCACCTGCCCAAATTTATCCGCCGCGCGACCATCGAGCGAGAACTCGACAAAGAGGCGCTGATCAAACATTGTCAAACCGTCGAAGACCAAGAGTCGCTGCGCGAACAGTTAGCCAGTCACGGCTTAGTTGCGTTCGTCGCCAATGGAAGCCGTTTGCCACGCGTAGCGGGTAACTGCGATTTGCCCATGAAAGAGGCGGTGGAGTTTCAAGCGCCAGCCTCATTGCAAGTAACACTGCATGCGCCGAATCGTGGTTTTGTCAGCGGTTTAGGTATTCCCAAAGGCATTACCTTGATTGTCGGTGGTGGTTTCCACGGCAAATCGACGCTGCTGAGCGCCATTGAGCGCTCTATTTACAACCACATTCCGGGTGATGGCCGAGAGTACAGTGTCACCGACATCAATGCGATGAAGATCCGAGCGGAAGACGGTCGCTGCGTGCATCACCTCAATCTGTCGAACTACATCAACCATTTGCCGATGGGGAAAGAGACGGCCGATTTTACCACTCAGGATGCCTCAGGCTCGACATCACAAGCTGCTTGGTTACAGGAGTCGGTTGAAAGTGGCGTGAGCACTTTGCTGATTGATGAAGACACCTCAGCCACCAACTTTATGATCCGTGATGAGCGTATGCAGGCATTGGTTGCCAAAGGCGACGAACCTATCACGCCATTGGTTGACCGAATTGGCCAATTGCGTGACGAGTTGGACATCTCTACCATTATTGTCATGGGTGGCTCAGGCGATTATCTGGACGTTGCCGATACCGTAATCCAGATGCACGATTACCAAGCGGTTGATGTGACAGAAAAAGCGAAGCAAGTGATTGCATTGCACCCAACTCAGCGTCACAACGAATCTGAATCACCTTTGGTCACATTTCCGCCTCGCGCGTTAAACTGTCAGGCGTTGATGAACATTCTCACCGATGGCAAGTTCCGCGTTTCCGCCAAAGGAAAAGAGTCGCTACGCTTTGGTAAAGAGTTTGCGGATATCTCAGCGTTAGAACAGTTGGAATCATCTGACGAGGTGAATGCCATCGGTTGGGTTTGGTATCAGTTGGCACAAATGCCCGGTTGGTGCAACAACCCGGCAAAAGCTGTTACCGAACTACTGCAAGGCGCATGGTTTGAGAAGATGCCTCAGCATGGCGACCTCGCCAAGCCTCGCCCACTCGATGTGATGGCTGCGCTTAACCGCATGCGTAAGTCTCAGTTTCGCAATAACAACTAG
- a CDS encoding DNA-J related domain-containing protein: MQEQTNLASTFQTYMENPLLWPILEVLRKQPSGWKVHTLAAHLGEQGFIYELDPLPEKDLFKRNFLIMNALYQLQETLYPDNWLQVEAMDIVLMSSHACAGHTIDVDDPLREYYVQWQNYEANEGEVKRLLNEFWTRYRRFVGHHEGDDIDRNKALQLFELDQHATAADIRKRWRRLALRWHPDRDNGNAERFRILCEAWNVLRH, encoded by the coding sequence ATGCAGGAGCAGACCAATCTGGCGAGTACGTTTCAGACGTACATGGAAAACCCGCTGTTGTGGCCAATATTGGAGGTTCTTCGTAAGCAGCCCAGTGGATGGAAAGTGCACACGTTAGCCGCCCATTTAGGTGAGCAGGGTTTTATCTATGAGCTTGACCCTCTGCCAGAGAAAGATCTATTTAAACGCAACTTTCTCATCATGAACGCGCTCTATCAGCTGCAAGAAACGCTGTATCCAGACAATTGGCTGCAAGTGGAAGCGATGGATATCGTGCTGATGTCAAGCCACGCCTGCGCTGGCCATACCATTGATGTCGATGATCCGCTGCGTGAGTATTATGTGCAGTGGCAAAACTACGAAGCCAATGAAGGGGAAGTGAAGCGACTGTTAAATGAGTTCTGGACCCGATATCGCCGTTTTGTGGGGCACCACGAAGGTGATGATATCGATAGAAATAAGGCATTGCAGCTTTTTGAACTGGATCAACACGCCACCGCCGCAGACATTCGTAAACGTTGGCGTCGATTGGCGCTACGTTGGCATCCAGATCGCGACAATGGCAACGCAGAGCGCTTTCGCATTCTGTGCGAAGCCTGGAACGTTTTGCGTCACTAA
- a CDS encoding isopenicillin N synthase family dioxygenase codes for MKLETVDYLAEDAAEQFVKSLRETGFGVLKNHPIPKELVESIYKNWYEFFCTEEKHDFHFNVETQDGYFPPSVSEVAKGHSVKDIKEYFHVYPWGQIPAQLKEEILDYYQRANAFASELLGWVEEHAPKEVQEKFSIALSEMINGSEKTLLRVLHYPPMKGDEEPGAIRAAAHEDINLLTVLPASNEPGLQVKAKDGSWIDVPCDFGNLIINIGDMLQEASGGYFPSTTHRVINPTGERQEQSRISLPLFLHPKPEVVLSERYTAHSYLMERLRELGVI; via the coding sequence ATGAAACTGGAAACCGTCGATTATCTCGCTGAAGATGCCGCTGAGCAGTTTGTTAAGTCCCTGCGTGAAACAGGCTTTGGCGTTTTAAAAAATCATCCTATCCCGAAAGAGTTGGTCGAATCGATTTACAAAAATTGGTACGAGTTCTTTTGCACTGAAGAGAAACACGATTTCCACTTTAACGTTGAAACCCAAGATGGTTACTTTCCCCCATCGGTCTCTGAAGTGGCTAAAGGTCACAGCGTCAAAGACATTAAAGAGTACTTTCACGTTTACCCTTGGGGACAAATTCCTGCTCAGCTGAAAGAAGAGATTCTAGACTATTACCAGCGCGCCAATGCGTTCGCGTCTGAGCTGTTGGGCTGGGTTGAAGAGCACGCGCCAAAAGAGGTGCAAGAGAAATTCTCAATCGCGCTGTCTGAAATGATCAACGGTAGCGAAAAAACGCTGCTGCGTGTGCTGCATTACCCACCGATGAAAGGTGATGAAGAGCCGGGAGCAATTCGCGCCGCGGCTCACGAAGATATCAACCTCTTGACTGTGTTACCTGCCTCAAACGAGCCGGGTTTACAGGTGAAAGCGAAAGATGGCTCTTGGATTGATGTGCCTTGTGATTTTGGCAACCTCATCATCAACATTGGTGATATGTTGCAGGAAGCTTCCGGCGGTTACTTTCCATCCACCACCCACCGCGTGATCAACCCAACGGGTGAGCGTCAGGAACAATCTCGCATTTCCCTGCCGCTTTTCCTTCATCCAAAACCAGAGGTGGTGCTTTCAGAGCGTTACACGGCGCATAGTTACTTGATGGAGCGTCTGCGTGAGCTTGGTGTGATTTAA
- a CDS encoding DUF2238 domain-containing protein, producing MKLNRTLLLFAIAYLSIFLFSAIAPSSRAVWIAEIIPAVAIFAVILWLSRSFQFSQTAYLLMFAWLGLHTIGAKYTFAEVPFDWFNQLIGSERNNFDRIAHFSIGLYAYPVAEYLVRQHKQSALFASLFALFAIMSLAAGYEIVEWWYAALAGGDEGIAFLGSQGDVWDAQKDMLCDTLGAISALALLQLQRIGRNPA from the coding sequence ATGAAATTGAACCGTACACTGCTGCTTTTTGCCATTGCTTATCTATCCATTTTTCTTTTTTCTGCTATTGCTCCGAGCTCTCGCGCGGTTTGGATTGCAGAGATCATTCCCGCCGTGGCGATTTTTGCTGTGATCTTGTGGCTTAGCCGCTCGTTTCAATTTAGCCAAACGGCCTATCTACTGATGTTTGCTTGGCTGGGGCTGCACACCATTGGGGCGAAATACACCTTTGCTGAAGTGCCTTTTGACTGGTTTAACCAACTGATTGGCTCTGAGCGCAACAATTTTGATCGAATCGCCCACTTTTCTATCGGTTTATACGCCTACCCAGTAGCCGAATACCTTGTTCGTCAGCACAAGCAATCTGCTCTGTTTGCTTCACTATTCGCGTTGTTTGCCATCATGAGCTTGGCGGCAGGCTATGAGATTGTGGAATGGTGGTACGCAGCCCTCGCCGGTGGAGACGAAGGCATTGCATTCTTAGGCTCTCAAGGAGATGTGTGGGACGCGCAAAAAGATATGTTATGCGACACTTTGGGCGCAATCAGCGCGCTCGCGTTATTACAGCTCCAGCGTATTGGCCGCAATCCAGCTTAA
- the cutA gene encoding divalent-cation tolerance protein CutA gives MVDNKQAFCVVLTTTNNEANKNQIIKALLTQKLAACVQEMAINSHYVWQGEVCQDVETLLVIKTRKDLYPQVEEQISQLHNYEVPQIVQLEIQDGFNPYLSWIAANTLEL, from the coding sequence ATGGTCGATAACAAGCAAGCCTTCTGTGTCGTGTTGACGACAACCAATAACGAAGCCAACAAAAATCAGATAATCAAAGCATTATTGACGCAAAAACTGGCGGCGTGTGTTCAAGAAATGGCGATCAACAGTCATTACGTTTGGCAAGGTGAGGTGTGTCAGGACGTGGAAACCTTGCTGGTGATCAAAACTCGCAAAGACTTATATCCTCAAGTTGAAGAACAAATCAGCCAGTTACACAATTACGAAGTACCGCAAATTGTGCAACTGGAAATCCAAGATGGCTTTAATCCTTACTTAAGCTGGATTGCGGCCAATACGCTGGAGCTGTAA
- a CDS encoding LysR family transcriptional regulator produces MNRTYRYFLMVARECNIKQAAEKLNISQPSLTTAIKKLESDMGVALFHRRSKGVELTEYGRLFRNYVEEQQEKHSQLIHQMMDMQQRHCGKLKVGTGEAWWELFVREAIARYQQQVPNCSLHLEFGNNLSLMHHLVQGEIDLFIGHEVHGLHERCQVNFIPLFRDYEALFVRRGHPLLQKYKTDTSKRLIAQNDFALLRVTPDHARHRSVLAEHMSSPFDLANQRFQGRAIYDVDSLSASLDLLKASDAVMPYTDKMCLWMAEHQIETLVVNQEQRGNIGVYTKKGVDDEKTHHFVQLLRESHGR; encoded by the coding sequence ATGAATAGAACCTATCGATATTTTCTGATGGTGGCACGCGAATGCAACATCAAACAAGCTGCTGAAAAGCTCAATATCAGCCAACCATCGCTTACCACAGCGATTAAAAAACTCGAAAGCGATATGGGCGTTGCGTTGTTTCATCGCCGTTCTAAAGGGGTAGAACTGACCGAATATGGTCGTCTGTTTAGAAACTACGTCGAAGAGCAGCAAGAAAAACACTCTCAGCTAATCCACCAGATGATGGACATGCAACAGCGCCACTGTGGCAAGTTGAAAGTGGGGACAGGAGAGGCGTGGTGGGAGTTGTTTGTGCGTGAAGCGATCGCCCGATACCAGCAACAAGTGCCCAATTGTTCGCTGCATCTCGAGTTTGGGAACAATCTCTCGTTGATGCACCACTTGGTACAGGGGGAGATTGATCTCTTTATTGGCCATGAAGTGCATGGGCTGCATGAACGCTGCCAAGTTAACTTTATTCCTCTGTTTCGTGATTACGAGGCGCTGTTTGTTCGCCGCGGACATCCTTTGCTGCAGAAATACAAAACCGACACCAGTAAGCGTTTGATAGCGCAAAACGACTTTGCGCTCCTGCGTGTTACGCCTGATCATGCAAGGCATCGCTCGGTGTTGGCTGAGCACATGAGCTCACCGTTTGATTTAGCCAACCAGCGTTTTCAAGGACGGGCGATTTACGATGTGGACTCACTCTCTGCCAGCCTTGATCTGCTCAAAGCCAGCGATGCCGTGATGCCGTACACCGATAAAATGTGCCTGTGGATGGCTGAGCATCAAATCGAAACGCTGGTGGTGAATCAAGAGCAGCGTGGCAATATCGGTGTCTATACTAAGAAAGGCGTGGATGATGAAAAAACGCACCATTTCGTTCAGTTACTAAGGGAAAGCCATGGTCGATAA